One window of the Branchiostoma lanceolatum isolate klBraLanc5 chromosome 3, klBraLanc5.hap2, whole genome shotgun sequence genome contains the following:
- the LOC136430744 gene encoding ubiquitin thioesterase zranb1-B-like codes for MSQPDPVDAKWSCDYCTYENWPSAQKCAMCHGTKPPQLIAEAAEREIRQERDAAREKERDLDIYAAASSPALLICPTSSIGSTTKVTNQEDKNLLDKKKWTCKACTYLNQPKAVKCTACLAPRKKLALPPVTQGSEPNNDLLAAKAQSRTSTPLIPGSPEATKAANNDKNKAVYNSSRTVVKWSCSACTYENWPKSSKCVLCHTPRHRSPEQSPGNTSNIHDHDANNRRGSNYRRRSPPSSARSPTEANVEIELASASASAGNNQQEERRLRLIRNRMRQQDWLWLNACVGVVEGDPQPVQVFLSSGGDPARQLTYDECLLLDRPSAFDVGYTLVHLAIRFQREDLLAVLLTSTEVASHAVKRVPSHVSPDCAADIRREVAGGLRQRKGDFPCYFLTEMVTFALPAEVEDLPSAVQKQLYEEILDQDVQKELELESVINWNYEITDRLGSKLHALWNRTAGDCLLDSALQATWGVFDKDATLRRALADSLMECSTSFYARWKEYEAWQAQQLHFTLDESQWQQDWALLLSLASQPGAALEQTHIFTLAHILRRPIIVYGVKFFKSFRGETLGYARFQGVYLPLLWEPSFCWKSPISLGYTRGHFSALVPLEPESDDVGAGANLDTENSVQVCFLPLMDAEGKLLPVHFLTAQELGAEERLLKEWMDCCVTDGGILVAQQKINKRPPLINQMMDEWMDRYRKIAHRHQQLSDSDDDDDE; via the exons ATGTCTCAACCTGACCCTGTCGATGCAAAATGGAGCTGCGACTACTGTACATACGAAAACTGGCCATCGGCACAGAAGTGCGCCATGTGCCATGGAACGAAACCTCCGCAACTCATCGCAGAGGCAGCGGAACGTGAAATACGACAAGAGCGAGATGCTGCACGCGAAAAGGAGAGGGACCTCGACATATATGCCGCAGCGAGCTCGCCTGCCTTGTTGATTTGCCCCACGAGCAGTATAGGCAGTACTACTAAAGTGACGAATCAAGAGGACAAGAACCTTTTAGACAAGAAAAAATGGACATGTAAAGCATGCACCTACCTCAACCAGCCTAAAGCAGTCAAGTGCACTGCATGTCTAGCGCCACGCAAGAAGTTGGCCCTTCCACCTGTGACTCAGGGTTCCGAGCCCAACAACGACCTCTTAGCAGCAAAAGCGCAATCTCGAACAAGTACGCCTCTTATACCGGGGTCTCCAGAGGCTACCAAAGCAGcaaacaatgacaaaaacaaAGCTGTATATAACTCATCTAGGACAGTTGTGAAATGGTCTTGTAGTGCCTGTACATATGAGAACTGGcccaaatcttcaaaatgtgtgCTCTGTCATACTCCACGCCACAGAAGTCCGGAGCAGAGTCCCGGTAACACATCAAACATACACGACCACGATGCAAATAACCGGCGGGGGTCAAATTACCGCCGTCGCTCTCCACCATCCTCCGCACGATCGCCTACAGAGGCAAATGTCGAAATCGAGCTGGCGTCCGCGTCTGCATCTGCCGGTAACAACCAGCAGGAGGAACGGCGTCTCCGTCTGATACGGAACAGGATGCGCCAACAAGACTGGCTGTGGCTGAACGCGTGCGTCGGCGTGGTAGAAGGCGACCCACAGCCCGTCCAGGTGTTTCTGTCGTCCGGCGGTGACCCCGCTCGTCAGCTGACGTATGACGAGTGTTTACTCCTAGATCGTCCTAGTGCTTTTGATGTTGGATATACTCTCGTTCATCTTGCCATTCGCTTTCAAAGAGAAGACCTCCTGGCAGTGTTACTGACCTCCACAGAAGTTGCCTCACATGCGGTTAAGAGGGTTCCGTCCCACGTGAGCCCGGACTGTGCTGCGGACATTCGGCGAGAAGTCGCAGGAGGTCTGCGTCAGAGGAAAGGAGACTTCCCCTGCTACTTCTTGACCGAGATGGTGACCTTCGCACTTCCAGCAG AAGTTGAAGACCTTCCCTCAGCTGTACAAAAGCAGTTGTATGAAGAAATCTTGGACCAAGATGTTCAGAAAG AATTGGAACTGGAGTCGGTGATCAACTGGAACTATGAGATCACAGACCGGCTGGGTAGCAAGCTGCACGCCTTGTGGAACCGGACGGCAGGGGACTGTCTCCTGGACTCCGCCCTACAGGCCACGTGGGGCGTGTTCGACAAGGACGCGACACTGCGTAGGGCGCTGGCAGACAGCCTGATGGAGTGCTCTACAAG cTTCTATGCCCGTTGGAAGGAGTATGAGGCATGGCAGGCCCAGCAGCTCCACTTCACGCTGGATGAGTCCCAGTGGCAGCAGGACTGGGCCCTGCTACTCAGTCTCGCCTCACAACCAG GTGCCGCACTGGAACAGACCCACATCTTCACCCTAGCACACATCCTACGTCGCCCCATCATTGTCTATGGTGTCAAGTTTTTCAAGAGCTTCCGAGGTGAAACACTAGGCTATGCAAGGTTCCAAG GTGTTTACTTGCCGTTACTATGGGAACCCAGTTTCTGCTGGAAAAGCCCCATCTCCCTGGGCTACACCCGCGGCCACTTCTCTGCACTGGTTCCACTTGAACCTGAGTCGGACGACGTCGGAGCAGGGGCCAACCTCGACACTGAGAACAGTGTGCAGGTGTGCTTCCTCCCCCTCATGGATGCAGAGGGCAAGCTACTGCCCGTTCACTTTCTCACAGCACAGGAG CTTGGTGCTGAGGAGAGACTGTTGAAGGAGTGGATGGATTGCTGTGTCACAGACGGAGGCATCCTGGTGGCTCAACAGAAGATCAACAAGCGCCCTCCCCTCATCAACCAGATGATGGACGAGTGGATGGACAG GTACAGGAAGATAGCCCATCGACACCAGCAACTGTCAGACagtgacgacgatgatgatgaataa